A window of Leptotrichia wadei contains these coding sequences:
- a CDS encoding nuclear transport factor 2 family protein: protein MLKKLILGVSILLLGALSTSNVSYSAGKNQNNGKSLLENERELGRLVDDFSVLADKKDAHSQTFLFTENATVEIVRDGKVSLKLTGRKEIGDTFNKTLTSYDTVYHFNGQKVFDIQGNKATGTVYCMTVLIGKNDKGQLIKNTMGVRYNDEYVYENGKWLISKRTSNFDWRTSEEMK, encoded by the coding sequence ATGCTAAAAAAATTAATTTTGGGAGTTTCAATATTATTATTAGGAGCTTTATCAACATCAAATGTATCTTATTCGGCTGGTAAAAATCAGAATAATGGGAAATCGTTATTAGAAAATGAGAGAGAATTGGGAAGACTTGTTGATGATTTTTCAGTTCTGGCAGATAAGAAGGATGCTCATAGTCAGACATTTCTTTTTACTGAAAATGCCACTGTTGAAATAGTCAGAGATGGGAAAGTTAGTTTAAAACTTACTGGAAGAAAAGAAATAGGAGATACTTTTAACAAAACTTTAACTAGTTATGATACTGTTTACCATTTTAATGGTCAGAAGGTATTTGACATTCAAGGGAATAAAGCAACAGGAACTGTGTATTGTATGACAGTGCTTATTGGTAAAAATGACAAAGGTCAGTTAATAAAAAATACAATGGGAGTCAGATATAATGATGAATATGTGTATGAAAACGGAAAATGGCTTATTTCCAAAAGAACTTCAAATTTCGACTGGAGAACTTCTGAAGAAATGAAATAA
- a CDS encoding LysR family transcriptional regulator, whose protein sequence is MIELEQLKQLIAFATYGTLSKAAEELYISQPALSRSIQKLEKTLGVELFDRKKNKMELNGNGKTVIQYAEKILNLVDEMEEKVNKNNQVQNNFSIGSCAPAPLWDMISLFAKFYPEKYILHKIENNLQLFEKLKNDIYQMIILSEPIDNSEFFCIKYKTEQLFLSVPLSHPLAKKKEIHFSDITDDRMLLFNPIGIWKDVVLEKMPNMNFLIQSDRIIYQELAEMQNLLHFRSNFTLEREDNFKNNISIPIADKEAKMTFYCVCKKNIKNEIEKLFDSFSKNF, encoded by the coding sequence ATGATAGAATTGGAACAACTTAAACAGCTTATTGCGTTTGCAACATATGGAACATTATCAAAAGCTGCTGAAGAGTTGTATATTTCACAGCCTGCCCTTTCCCGTTCGATACAAAAGCTGGAAAAAACTTTAGGGGTTGAACTTTTTGACAGGAAAAAAAATAAGATGGAATTAAATGGAAATGGAAAAACTGTTATCCAGTACGCAGAAAAAATATTGAATCTTGTAGATGAAATGGAAGAAAAAGTTAATAAAAATAATCAGGTTCAAAATAATTTTTCAATTGGTTCATGTGCTCCTGCTCCATTGTGGGATATGATTTCATTATTTGCAAAATTTTATCCTGAAAAATACATTCTTCATAAAATAGAAAATAATCTTCAGTTATTTGAAAAACTTAAAAATGACATTTATCAGATGATTATACTTTCTGAGCCTATTGATAATTCTGAATTTTTCTGCATAAAATATAAAACTGAACAATTATTTTTATCAGTTCCTCTAAGTCATCCACTGGCTAAAAAAAAGGAAATACATTTTTCAGATATTACAGATGACAGAATGCTCTTATTCAATCCGATCGGAATATGGAAGGATGTAGTTTTAGAAAAAATGCCTAATATGAACTTCCTTATTCAAAGTGACAGGATTATTTATCAGGAATTAGCTGAAATGCAAAATTTACTGCATTTCCGTTCAAATTTCACACTTGAACGTGAAGACAATTTCAAAAATAATATTTCAATTCCAATTGCTGACAAGGAAGCAAAAATGACTTTCTACTGTGTCTGTAAGAAAAATATAAAAAATGAAATTGAGAAACTTTTTGATAGTTTTAGTAAAAATTTTTAA
- a CDS encoding MATE family efflux transporter, whose amino-acid sequence MTGEVIENKNRIFLNKDLFKLFLPLVIEQGLEYIVGMADSIMVAQVGEAAVSGVSLVDFIMALLISIFAALATGGAVIAGQYFGKKDISKAKETGRQLLKISVWFSVFIMITVYMVKPLIFKYMFGGISTEVQKAANIYFLIVLPSVPFLALYNSGAAIFRTTGNSKLPMQIMLSMNILNVIGNGILVIIFHMGVAGVAIPTLVSRIGAAIIILYLANKKEMKLSIKGWMKTKFDKKIIKQILNIGMPFGFENGMFYLGRLVVLSVVASFGTASIAANSVGGTIVMFEVLPGMAINLGLSVIVSRVYGMGDYEQLKYYNRKIIRIIHGTFIVSTLIVLGLMPLIMKVYNLSPEATEMAWFIVVSHGVLMILIWPAAYSLPVIFRGVGNAKFPMIVSMTSMILCRIVLAYVFAFGFGMGMIGTWVAMFFDWVVKAIIFGVYYLKNMWIKIKK is encoded by the coding sequence ATGACGGGAGAAGTAATTGAAAATAAAAATAGAATATTTTTAAATAAAGATTTATTTAAATTGTTCCTGCCACTTGTAATTGAACAGGGGCTGGAATATATTGTAGGTATGGCAGATTCCATAATGGTTGCACAAGTTGGGGAAGCAGCTGTTTCAGGAGTTTCACTAGTGGATTTTATTATGGCATTGCTGATTAGTATTTTTGCGGCTTTGGCAACAGGTGGAGCAGTTATAGCAGGTCAGTATTTTGGAAAGAAGGATATTTCAAAAGCTAAGGAAACAGGAAGACAGCTTCTGAAAATTTCTGTATGGTTTTCAGTTTTTATTATGATTACTGTTTATATGGTAAAACCATTGATATTTAAGTATATGTTTGGAGGAATTTCTACTGAAGTTCAGAAAGCTGCAAATATATATTTTTTGATAGTCCTTCCATCTGTTCCATTTTTGGCTCTATATAATAGTGGAGCTGCAATTTTTAGAACAACTGGAAACTCAAAACTGCCGATGCAGATAATGTTATCAATGAATATTTTAAACGTAATTGGAAATGGTATTCTAGTAATAATTTTCCATATGGGAGTGGCTGGCGTTGCAATACCTACACTAGTTTCGAGAATTGGGGCTGCAATTATCATCCTTTATCTTGCCAATAAAAAAGAAATGAAATTAAGTATAAAAGGATGGATGAAAACGAAGTTTGATAAAAAAATTATAAAACAGATTTTAAATATTGGAATGCCATTTGGATTTGAAAATGGAATGTTTTATCTTGGAAGACTTGTTGTCTTAAGTGTTGTTGCATCATTTGGGACTGCTTCCATTGCAGCAAATTCAGTGGGTGGAACGATAGTAATGTTTGAAGTTTTACCTGGAATGGCTATTAATCTTGGATTATCAGTAATTGTTTCAAGAGTTTATGGAATGGGAGATTATGAACAGTTAAAATATTATAACAGGAAAATTATAAGAATAATTCATGGCACATTTATCGTAAGTACTTTAATTGTGTTAGGACTTATGCCATTAATAATGAAAGTCTATAATTTGTCTCCTGAAGCTACAGAAATGGCATGGTTTATAGTTGTTTCACATGGTGTGTTAATGATTTTAATCTGGCCTGCAGCATATTCATTGCCTGTAATTTTTAGGGGAGTTGGAAATGCTAAATTTCCAATGATTGTAAGTATGACATCAATGATTTTGTGTAGAATTGTTTTAGCGTATGTATTTGCATTTGGATTTGGCATGGGAATGATTGGAACTTGGGTTGCGATGTTTTTTGACTGGGTTGTAAAGGCAATTATTTTTGGTGTATATTATTTAAAAAATATGTGGATAAAAATAAAAAAATAG
- a CDS encoding helix-turn-helix transcriptional regulator: MKNENSEEKSIRILKIMKRLNQKEIVNRSDLANEFKVDKKTIQRDIATLRNYFFEEGESDIKYSSSKKGYYLEKNDKIAFTNEELLAISKIILESRAFNKEETEKLITKLVNNSSINDREIIKNLINSEKVNYIPLQHGQKLLESIWKLAQCIKNQEWVHLNYTKKDKQYKEYRIKPLSIMFSEYYFYLIGYIENKEEYPAIFRIDRMKKIENTGRKFKILNYSDKFKDGEFRKYIHFMHLGPLTRIEFKYRGYIEYVLDKFPTAEILDEKIVKENNRETTVYTVKIEVYGSFGAEMWLRSQGDYVIEYKILK, from the coding sequence ATGAAAAATGAAAATTCTGAGGAAAAATCAATTAGAATATTAAAAATAATGAAAAGGTTGAATCAAAAAGAGATAGTGAATAGAAGTGATTTAGCTAATGAATTTAAAGTCGATAAAAAAACGATACAACGAGATATAGCTACTTTGAGGAATTATTTTTTTGAAGAAGGTGAATCGGATATAAAATATTCTAGTTCAAAAAAAGGTTATTATCTTGAAAAGAATGACAAGATAGCTTTTACAAACGAAGAACTTTTGGCTATAAGTAAAATTATCCTTGAAAGTCGGGCTTTTAATAAAGAAGAAACTGAAAAATTAATAACGAAACTAGTTAACAATTCCTCAATAAACGATAGGGAGATAATAAAAAATTTGATAAATAGTGAAAAGGTGAATTATATTCCTTTACAACATGGACAGAAACTACTCGAAAGTATTTGGAAATTAGCGCAATGTATAAAAAATCAAGAATGGGTGCATTTAAATTATACAAAAAAAGATAAACAATATAAAGAATACAGAATAAAGCCACTGTCAATAATGTTTTCTGAATATTATTTTTATCTAATTGGATATATTGAAAATAAAGAAGAATATCCTGCAATTTTTAGAATTGATAGAATGAAAAAGATAGAAAATACAGGCAGAAAATTTAAAATCTTAAATTATTCTGACAAATTTAAAGATGGTGAATTTAGAAAATATATACATTTTATGCACTTAGGACCTCTTACAAGAATAGAATTTAAATACAGAGGCTATATCGAGTATGTGCTTGATAAATTTCCAACTGCAGAAATATTGGATGAAAAAATAGTTAAAGAAAATAATCGGGAAACTACAGTTTATACTGTAAAAATCGAAGTTTATGGAAGTTTTGGAGCGGAAATGTGGCTACGAAGTCAGGGAGATTACGTTATTGAATACAAAATTTTAAAATAA
- a CDS encoding PhzF family phenazine biosynthesis protein, with protein MKQYVVDAFTDTVFKGNPAAVCIMDSWIDDDLMLSITRENNLSETAFAVKENEKYRLRWFTPGGEIDLCGHATLATAFVITNFYEKNIDKIVFDTLSGDLTVHKKGELFELNFPSYNLKSVEITKEIIDAIGVKPLEVFIDRDLVCVLENSELVEKFEPNLEKIKLLDGLLLHITAKSDENSEFDCISRSFAPKLNVAEDPVCGSGHCHLVPLWSDKLGKNEIVAFQASKRTGILYCRLNREKNRVSLSGKAILFAVSEIFI; from the coding sequence ATGAAACAATATGTTGTAGATGCCTTTACAGACACTGTTTTCAAAGGAAATCCTGCTGCTGTGTGTATTATGGATTCTTGGATAGATGACGACTTGATGCTTTCGATTACTAGAGAGAATAATTTGTCAGAGACGGCTTTTGCTGTGAAGGAAAATGAGAAATATAGATTGCGTTGGTTCACTCCTGGCGGAGAAATCGACCTTTGTGGACATGCTACTTTGGCGACAGCTTTTGTGATAACTAATTTTTATGAAAAAAATATTGATAAAATCGTGTTTGACACATTGAGTGGCGATTTAACTGTTCATAAAAAAGGAGAATTATTTGAGTTAAATTTTCCTTCTTATAACTTAAAATCTGTTGAAATTACGAAAGAAATAATTGATGCGATTGGAGTTAAACCGCTAGAAGTCTTTATTGACAGGGATTTAGTTTGTGTTTTGGAAAATTCGGAACTTGTGGAAAAGTTTGAGCCAAATTTGGAAAAAATTAAATTACTTGATGGACTTCTCTTGCACATTACGGCTAAATCTGATGAAAACTCAGAATTTGATTGTATTTCTCGTTCTTTTGCACCAAAATTGAATGTTGCTGAAGATCCTGTTTGTGGCTCTGGCCATTGTCATCTTGTGCCACTTTGGTCAGATAAATTGGGAAAAAATGAGATTGTCGCATTTCAAGCTTCCAAACGGACAGGAATTCTTTATTGCAGATTAAATAGAGAAAAAAATCGAGTTTCATTGAGTGGGAAAGCTATATTATTTGCAGTTTCAGAAATTTTTATTTAA
- a CDS encoding restriction endonuclease, translating into MENTQEREKHYWGYRIDVKNQDFFFKELEQGRLRQGWGYDKNQELPDTKDSGARKNLSMYHNVKKGDILLIPRLPDWGSVAIVEATQDWDDKEKGYKFEIDDEKKDYGHIFPAKYIGCFNRHGKDVSGNIQSTLKARNRFWNISRFSEDIEKIIKNLEGNRESTSVIENIKNIISEQVKSYFNLKECCDKIVDEYNQKFVASQWEEVLKDILEKIYPRYKIKKTGGSKEEEHGTDVLVNIPGISISESYNIAIQVKNYKGEISDENINIIIDQVNKAEEYGWEDGKLIDKILVITPAKEEENPKLIEECQKNEIRVIFSEELKKLIFKSIIESIDLKEIFDEMLQE; encoded by the coding sequence ATGGAAAATACACAAGAAAGAGAAAAGCATTACTGGGGATACAGAATTGATGTAAAAAATCAAGATTTCTTTTTTAAGGAATTAGAACAAGGACGATTACGACAAGGTTGGGGATATGATAAAAATCAAGAACTACCTGATACAAAGGATAGTGGTGCTAGAAAAAATTTAAGCATGTATCATAATGTAAAAAAAGGAGATATACTGTTAATACCTAGATTGCCAGATTGGGGTAGTGTTGCTATAGTTGAAGCAACTCAAGATTGGGATGATAAAGAAAAAGGATATAAGTTTGAGATTGATGATGAAAAGAAAGATTATGGACATATTTTTCCTGCAAAATATATTGGATGTTTTAACAGACACGGAAAAGATGTTTCTGGAAATATACAAAGTACGTTAAAAGCAAGAAATAGATTTTGGAATATCAGTCGTTTTTCAGAGGATATTGAAAAAATCATAAAAAATTTAGAAGGAAATAGGGAATCAACAAGTGTTATTGAAAATATAAAAAATATTATATCAGAGCAAGTAAAATCTTATTTTAATTTAAAAGAATGTTGTGACAAAATTGTTGATGAATATAATCAAAAATTTGTAGCTTCTCAGTGGGAAGAGGTATTAAAAGATATTTTAGAAAAAATCTATCCTAGATATAAAATTAAAAAAACGGGTGGTAGTAAAGAAGAAGAACATGGAACCGATGTTTTGGTAAATATACCTGGAATCTCAATTTCAGAAAGTTATAACATAGCTATACAAGTAAAAAATTACAAAGGTGAGATTTCTGATGAAAATATTAATATAATTATAGACCAAGTAAACAAAGCTGAAGAATATGGATGGGAAGATGGAAAACTAATTGATAAAATTTTGGTTATAACTCCAGCTAAAGAAGAAGAGAATCCAAAATTAATTGAAGAATGCCAAAAAAATGAAATTAGAGTTATTTTTTCAGAAGAACTAAAAAAATTAATTTTTAAATCAATTATTGAGAGTATTGATTTAAAAGAAATTTTTGATGAGATGTTACAAGAATAA
- a CDS encoding alpha/beta hydrolase, with the protein MKNNLKKKILKSIFTVILALISATGFSAEKNINLKDMGSFTVGGKVYQEKNGSTFHGDHAYVQYFIPVHARKYPLVMWHGIGQTGKTWETTPDGRDGYMQIFTRRNWSVYIIDQPGRGRAGRSKLKFMAPDMIPTTAGEMGTWNAFRLGEWTPEKGRTFFKNTKFPKDEKSVDQFMRWQVSDNGEEVSEFVDNSDDMVNSVSELFKKSGPAVSHSASGILGWKTAMKNPNSVKAVVAYEPGTYVFPEGERPADISSKNELASKFSEPNMIPKEEFEKLTKMPILIVYGDNIYESPIFGIEFWRLSLERGKQFVDAINRHGGDAKLVHLPEIGIKGNTHFPFADLNNVQIANQLSQFLKEKKLD; encoded by the coding sequence ATGAAAAATAATTTAAAGAAAAAGATATTAAAAAGTATATTTACAGTTATTCTTGCCTTAATTTCAGCAACAGGATTTTCGGCAGAAAAGAATATTAATTTAAAAGATATGGGGAGTTTTACCGTAGGTGGAAAAGTTTATCAGGAAAAAAATGGAAGTACATTTCATGGAGATCATGCATATGTTCAGTATTTTATTCCAGTTCATGCGAGAAAGTATCCCTTAGTAATGTGGCATGGAATCGGACAGACAGGAAAAACCTGGGAAACTACTCCTGATGGAAGGGATGGTTATATGCAGATATTTACAAGACGTAACTGGTCTGTATATATTATTGATCAGCCAGGAAGAGGACGGGCAGGAAGATCAAAACTTAAATTTATGGCACCTGATATGATACCTACAACAGCTGGAGAAATGGGGACATGGAATGCTTTCAGACTGGGAGAATGGACACCAGAAAAAGGAAGAACATTTTTTAAAAATACTAAATTTCCAAAAGATGAAAAATCTGTAGATCAATTTATGAGATGGCAAGTTAGTGATAATGGTGAAGAAGTTTCAGAATTTGTAGATAATAGTGACGATATGGTTAATTCTGTAAGTGAATTATTCAAAAAATCAGGTCCAGCTGTATCACACTCTGCAAGTGGAATACTTGGATGGAAAACAGCAATGAAAAATCCAAATAGTGTTAAAGCAGTAGTTGCTTATGAACCAGGAACATATGTATTTCCTGAAGGAGAAAGACCTGCAGATATTTCTTCAAAAAATGAATTAGCCAGTAAGTTTTCAGAACCTAATATGATTCCAAAAGAAGAATTTGAAAAATTGACAAAAATGCCAATTCTTATAGTATATGGAGATAATATATATGAATCACCAATTTTTGGAATAGAGTTTTGGAGACTCTCTCTTGAGAGGGGAAAACAGTTTGTCGATGCAATAAACAGACATGGAGGAGATGCAAAACTTGTACATCTTCCAGAAATAGGAATAAAAGGAAATACTCATTTTCCTTTTGCAGATTTAAATAATGTGCAGATTGCAAATCAGTTATCACAATTTTTGAAAGAAAAGAAACTGGATTAG
- a CDS encoding TetR/AcrR family transcriptional regulator: MENDKNTNIKRNEIKDLRVKRTLENINNAFNELIFETDFEKITVKSLSEKAKINKKTFYTYYSSLDDLLLEYQEKTSSEYIE, encoded by the coding sequence ATGGAAAATGATAAAAATACAAATATTAAAAGAAATGAAATTAAGGATTTAAGGGTAAAAAGAACCCTTGAAAATATAAATAATGCTTTTAATGAACTTATCTTTGAAACTGATTTTGAAAAAATTACAGTAAAATCTCTTTCTGAAAAGGCAAAAATTAATAAAAAAACTTTTTATACTTATTATTCTTCGCTTGATGATCTTCTTTTGGAATATCAGGAAAAAACTTCCAGCGAATACATTGAATAA
- a CDS encoding NADPH-dependent FMN reductase has protein sequence MFRLYRKRIEKDVNVEFLNYRDVPLLEQDTEFPAPQSVRDVRDQVGKADAVWVVSPEYNGSYPAVLKNLLDWLSRPLVAFDRETPTVIAGKPVTVSSIAGSTEGKFVRQNLSTLFLYIRMNPMEGTGTGLIVLAEAWGTGILNLTDEHKEALKKQVKEFLEFIK, from the coding sequence ATTTTCAGACTGTATCGCAAAAGAATTGAAAAAGATGTGAATGTGGAATTTTTAAATTATAGAGATGTGCCATTATTGGAACAAGATACAGAATTTCCAGCACCTCAATCAGTTAGAGATGTTCGTGACCAAGTTGGAAAAGCAGATGCTGTGTGGGTAGTTTCACCAGAATACAACGGTTCTTATCCAGCTGTGTTAAAAAATTTATTGGATTGGTTATCTCGTCCGTTAGTGGCTTTTGATAGGGAAACACCAACAGTAATAGCAGGAAAACCAGTAACTGTAAGTAGTATTGCAGGTTCAACTGAAGGAAAATTTGTAAGACAAAATCTTTCAACATTATTTTTATATATCCGTATGAATCCAATGGAAGGAACTGGAACAGGTTTAATCGTACTAGCAGAAGCATGGGGAACAGGAATATTGAACTTGACTGATGAGCATAAAGAAGCCTTGAAAAAACAAGTAAAAGAATTTTTGGAATTTATTAAATAG
- a CDS encoding aldo/keto reductase, which produces MKYVTLNNGVKMPILGFGVFQIDDMKECEEAVYNALKAGYRLIDTASAYGNEEAVGRAIKKSGIPREEIFVTTKLWVSDVNYEKAKSAFETSLKKLDLEYIDLYLIHQPFNDVYGAWRAMTELYKEGKIKAIGVSNFYPDRLVDFILNNEIVPAVNQVETHPFNQQVKANEIMKEYGVQIESWGPFAEGKNGIFTNEILSKIGKKYNKSVAQVVLRWLIQRNIIAIPKSTRKDRIEENFNVFDFELNSEDMGKISELDKKESLFLNHDDVEIVKWLNGRK; this is translated from the coding sequence ATGAAATATGTAACTTTAAACAATGGAGTAAAAATGCCAATATTAGGATTTGGAGTATTTCAAATTGATGATATGAAAGAATGTGAGGAAGCAGTTTACAATGCGTTAAAGGCAGGATATAGATTAATTGATACGGCTTCAGCATACGGAAATGAAGAGGCAGTGGGAAGAGCTATAAAAAAAAGTGGTATACCGAGAGAAGAAATTTTTGTTACAACAAAATTATGGGTAAGTGATGTAAATTATGAAAAGGCAAAATCAGCATTTGAGACATCTTTAAAAAAATTGGATTTGGAATATATTGATTTATATCTGATACATCAGCCATTTAATGATGTTTATGGAGCTTGGAGAGCAATGACGGAATTATACAAGGAAGGGAAAATAAAGGCAATTGGTGTAAGTAATTTCTATCCTGACAGACTTGTTGATTTTATTTTGAATAATGAAATAGTTCCTGCTGTAAATCAGGTGGAAACACATCCTTTTAATCAGCAGGTTAAAGCAAATGAAATAATGAAGGAATATGGAGTTCAAATAGAATCATGGGGACCTTTTGCAGAAGGGAAAAATGGAATATTTACAAATGAAATTTTATCTAAAATTGGTAAAAAATACAATAAATCTGTGGCTCAGGTAGTTTTAAGATGGTTAATTCAGAGAAATATAATTGCAATACCTAAATCAACAAGAAAAGACAGAATTGAAGAAAATTTCAATGTATTTGACTTTGAATTGAACAGTGAGGATATGGGAAAAATATCTGAACTTGATAAAAAGGAAAGTTTATTTTTAAACCATGATGATGTAGAAATAGTAAAATGGCTTAATGGAAGGAAATAA
- a CDS encoding FtsZ/tubulin family protein yields MEKIPKIKIISLGETALSTIEKEIITHENISIITIKNDYKDLKINFQDTDVILIILNTYFENDKNFALEIIRNTEKNDIFTGIYDIENGYTDLFDSKTDFIIKCKSSEDLKNGINGITKTLTAKGMVTLDLADLKTVFQKTSKSFVIFEKGNLETFDDFLQNLKLKLETFDKNKTYKIFLNITAGKNIELTQIKDIAKIMTNILNERAFLWGLQIYPENENFINIIAYIVEDSVK; encoded by the coding sequence ATGGAAAAAATACCAAAAATAAAAATTATAAGTTTAGGAGAAACAGCTCTAAGCACTATTGAGAAAGAAATAATTACACATGAAAATATAAGCATTATTACAATTAAAAATGACTACAAAGATTTAAAAATAAATTTTCAAGATACAGATGTAATTTTGATAATTTTAAATACATATTTTGAAAATGATAAAAATTTTGCCTTAGAAATAATCAGAAACACTGAAAAAAACGACATTTTTACTGGCATTTACGATATTGAAAATGGCTATACTGACCTATTTGATTCAAAAACAGACTTTATCATAAAATGCAAATCTTCAGAAGATTTAAAAAATGGAATCAACGGAATAACAAAAACTTTAACAGCAAAAGGAATGGTTACTCTTGATTTAGCGGACTTAAAAACTGTATTTCAAAAAACCTCAAAATCTTTCGTAATTTTTGAAAAAGGAAATTTAGAAACTTTTGATGATTTCTTGCAAAACCTAAAACTAAAGCTGGAAACTTTTGATAAAAATAAAACTTATAAAATATTTTTGAATATAACAGCAGGAAAAAATATTGAATTGACTCAGATAAAAGATATTGCTAAAATAATGACTAATATTCTTAATGAGCGGGCATTTCTTTGGGGACTGCAAATATATCCAGAAAATGAAAATTTCATAAATATTATTGCTTACATTGTGGAAGATTCAGTTAAATAA
- a CDS encoding acyl-CoA dehydrogenase family protein, translating to MNKFINGNLLKMNTEEFLSNIKKAFNDVFSNGNIEKINLMNYLSEKKWLSIKKCGLLLPFLPEKFGGRKNSQLEIQEVLRIAGNYGVPVTLRTGIEGALVLQPLLEYGNEEQIEKGLEMIFNGEGGGLAITEPETSGSAIAKEMQSYYEYVDENTIHVKADKYWQGNSQSDFLLIAAKEKKEGKLSKVISLILVPREYITYDVLNSEGLKAVRYAVNHVDAKIPAKYIIKLSENRANCLREFQNIFIRSRLQLVGMTHGIMEYIVKNINKFARKEIPFVQNELNEIENTYDISKIMYSYTCNNVSPDKSVSDKLMEANIIKSLATEYTYKASRIAQKLLGAKGFEAGHPMSNVAIDFRPFTIFEGPNDMLYSEIYDQFSKATAVEKKEGIRINKNSTIYERFILDKRFENISVNNIVNKVDDLISFLKHHTLNEMDQIKKVFVGKILARLFLLIQTESDNLIKFLIRDIRKDILDFEYNS from the coding sequence ATGAATAAATTTATAAATGGAAATTTGCTAAAAATGAATACAGAAGAATTTCTGTCTAATATAAAGAAAGCTTTCAATGATGTTTTTTCAAATGGAAATATTGAGAAAATAAACTTAATGAACTATTTGTCAGAGAAGAAATGGTTAAGTATAAAAAAATGTGGACTTTTACTGCCCTTTCTACCAGAAAAATTTGGAGGAAGAAAAAATAGTCAGCTTGAAATTCAGGAAGTTCTTAGAATCGCTGGGAACTATGGTGTACCAGTTACACTTAGAACAGGAATTGAAGGAGCATTAGTATTGCAGCCGCTTCTTGAATATGGGAATGAGGAGCAAATTGAAAAAGGTTTGGAAATGATATTTAACGGAGAAGGTGGAGGACTGGCTATAACAGAGCCTGAAACTTCTGGATCTGCTATCGCAAAAGAAATGCAGTCTTACTATGAATATGTTGATGAAAATACAATTCATGTTAAAGCTGATAAATATTGGCAAGGAAATTCTCAAAGTGATTTTTTATTAATTGCCGCAAAGGAAAAGAAAGAAGGTAAATTATCAAAAGTAATCAGCTTAATTTTAGTTCCAAGAGAATATATAACTTATGATGTACTAAATTCGGAAGGTTTAAAAGCAGTAAGATATGCTGTAAATCATGTTGATGCAAAGATTCCTGCAAAATATATAATAAAACTTTCAGAAAACAGGGCAAATTGTCTTAGAGAATTTCAAAATATCTTTATAAGAAGCCGATTGCAACTAGTTGGAATGACACATGGAATTATGGAATATATTGTAAAAAATATAAATAAATTTGCCAGAAAAGAAATACCATTTGTTCAAAATGAATTAAATGAAATCGAAAATACTTACGATATATCAAAAATTATGTATAGCTATACTTGCAATAATGTCTCTCCAGATAAGTCTGTTTCAGATAAATTAATGGAAGCAAATATTATAAAGAGCCTTGCTACTGAATATACTTACAAGGCATCGAGAATCGCACAAAAACTTCTAGGGGCAAAAGGATTTGAAGCTGGGCATCCAATGAGTAATGTGGCAATTGACTTTAGACCATTTACTATCTTTGAAGGTCCAAATGATATGCTTTATTCAGAAATTTATGATCAGTTTTCAAAAGCTACGGCTGTGGAAAAGAAGGAGGGAATCCGAATTAATAAAAATTCTACGATTTATGAAAGATTTATTTTGGATAAACGATTTGAAAATATATCTGTAAATAATATTGTTAATAAAGTAGACGATTTAATCAGTTTTCTAAAACATCATACATTAAATGAGATGGATCAGATAAAAAAAGTTTTTGTTGGGAAAATACTAGCAAGATTGTTTCTTTTAATTCAAACAGAATCAGATAATTTAATAAAATTTTTGATAAGGGATATTAGAAAAGATATTTTGGATTTTGAATATAATAGTTAG